A region of Thermobifida halotolerans DNA encodes the following proteins:
- a CDS encoding DivIVA domain-containing protein produces MPLTSGDVRDKRFSTSRLRLGYVQEDVDALLRRVEETLRALEQGTRPSKVITASDVMRSQFRTTVMRPGYDEEEVDAFLDEVAETLRGLGLYSQQLRAGKHSAEYFRRTAAPRPRAPVSSRMRPEDIRNKGFNTTRLRVGYSEEEVDAFLDRAEATIAALVNGQPTEAPLTASQVREVQFSSTRLRSGYVETEVDAFLDEIADELERYGLH; encoded by the coding sequence ATGCCACTGACTTCCGGTGATGTGCGCGACAAGCGGTTCAGCACCTCACGTCTGCGCCTGGGATACGTCCAGGAGGACGTCGACGCCCTGCTGCGGAGGGTGGAGGAGACCCTCAGAGCGCTCGAACAGGGCACCCGCCCCTCGAAGGTCATCACCGCCTCCGACGTGATGCGGTCCCAGTTCCGGACCACCGTGATGCGGCCGGGCTACGACGAGGAGGAGGTGGACGCCTTCCTCGACGAGGTCGCCGAGACACTGCGGGGACTGGGGTTGTACTCGCAGCAGTTGCGGGCGGGCAAGCACAGCGCCGAGTACTTCCGGCGGACCGCCGCCCCCCGCCCACGCGCGCCCGTCTCCTCCCGGATGCGTCCCGAGGACATCCGCAACAAGGGCTTCAACACCACCCGACTGCGTGTCGGCTACTCGGAGGAGGAGGTGGACGCCTTCCTCGACCGCGCCGAGGCCACCATCGCCGCGCTGGTGAACGGACAGCCGACCGAGGCCCCCCTGACCGCGTCACAGGTGCGTGAGGTGCAGTTCTCCAGTACCCGACTGCGCTCCGGTTACGTGGAGACCGAGGTGGACGCGTTCCTCGACGAGATCGCCGACGAACTGGAGCGCTACGGGCTGCACTGA
- a CDS encoding methylmalonyl-CoA mutase family protein, translating into MSVPENTATASGALTLAADFPPVSKEQWRDLVAGVLRKSGMAVDEAAGAPESLLATTTYDGIVIQPLYDGGDDVESGFPGIAPFTRGTRPQGAVADGWDVRQRHADPDAAAARRAVLEDLENGVTSVWLGVGAAGVPVDRIGEVLADVHLDLAPVTLDAGADYEAAAAALLAAYADRGLPDSAVSGNLGIDPLGLAARTGERADVAAAARFAVRFAAAHPGLRLVVADGTPVHEAGGSEAQELGAAVASGVAYLRALTDAGLDLADAAARVEFRFAANADQFLTIAKLRAARAMWNRVTEVCGLPEEHRGMRQHAVTSAAMATRRDPYVNMLRTTLACFAAGVGGADAVTVRPFDSALGLPDALARRIARNTQSLLLEESHVARVIDPAGGSFYVERLTADLYERGWAYLRELEAAGGVAEALASGLVAEQVNAVWEKRRANLAHRRDPLTGVSEFPDLAEPALERVPAPAAPEPSAPNALPARRYAAEYEALRDRSDAVLAATGARPRVFLATLGPVAVHTARATFASNLFQAGGIEPITGGGAGPEEAAAEFRDSGARVACVCSSDRVYAEQAAAAVAALKEAGAERVLLAGRPSDALSAAGVDDYVFTGCDALALLTDLSDLLGAAR; encoded by the coding sequence ATGAGCGTGCCGGAGAACACAGCCACGGCGTCCGGCGCCCTGACCTTGGCCGCCGACTTTCCCCCGGTGTCGAAGGAGCAGTGGCGCGATCTGGTCGCCGGAGTGCTGCGCAAGAGCGGGATGGCCGTCGACGAGGCGGCCGGGGCTCCCGAGAGCCTGTTGGCCACCACCACCTATGACGGAATCGTCATTCAGCCGCTGTACGACGGGGGCGACGACGTCGAGTCCGGGTTCCCCGGCATCGCGCCGTTCACCCGGGGGACGCGCCCGCAGGGAGCGGTGGCCGACGGTTGGGACGTACGGCAGCGCCACGCGGACCCGGACGCCGCGGCCGCCCGCAGGGCGGTGCTGGAGGACCTGGAGAACGGCGTCACCTCGGTCTGGCTGGGGGTGGGCGCGGCCGGAGTGCCCGTCGACCGGATCGGCGAGGTGCTCGCCGACGTCCACCTGGACCTGGCCCCGGTCACCCTCGACGCGGGAGCCGACTACGAGGCCGCCGCCGCGGCGCTGCTCGCCGCCTACGCCGACCGGGGCCTGCCGGACAGCGCGGTCTCCGGAAACCTGGGCATCGACCCGCTCGGCCTGGCCGCCCGCACCGGTGAGCGCGCCGACGTCGCCGCCGCCGCGCGGTTCGCCGTGCGGTTCGCCGCCGCACACCCCGGTCTGCGCCTGGTGGTCGCCGACGGCACCCCGGTGCACGAGGCGGGCGGCTCGGAGGCCCAGGAGCTGGGCGCCGCCGTCGCCTCGGGAGTGGCCTACCTCCGGGCGCTGACCGACGCCGGACTGGATCTGGCCGACGCGGCCGCGCGCGTCGAGTTCCGGTTCGCCGCGAACGCCGACCAGTTCCTCACCATCGCCAAACTGCGTGCCGCGCGCGCCATGTGGAACCGGGTGACCGAGGTGTGCGGCCTGCCCGAGGAGCACCGGGGCATGCGCCAGCACGCGGTCACCTCCGCGGCGATGGCCACGCGCCGCGACCCGTACGTGAACATGCTGCGCACCACCCTGGCCTGCTTCGCGGCGGGTGTGGGCGGCGCGGACGCGGTCACCGTCCGCCCCTTCGACTCGGCGCTGGGCCTGCCCGACGCGCTGGCCCGCCGCATCGCCCGCAACACCCAGTCGCTGCTGCTGGAGGAGTCGCACGTGGCCCGGGTCATCGACCCGGCCGGCGGTTCCTTCTACGTGGAGCGCCTCACCGCCGACCTGTACGAACGCGGCTGGGCGTACCTGCGGGAGCTGGAGGCCGCCGGGGGCGTGGCCGAGGCGCTGGCCTCGGGTCTGGTCGCCGAGCAGGTCAACGCGGTGTGGGAGAAGCGCCGTGCCAACCTGGCGCACCGCCGCGACCCGCTGACCGGGGTGAGCGAGTTCCCCGACCTGGCCGAACCGGCCCTGGAGCGCGTCCCCGCGCCCGCGGCTCCCGAGCCGAGTGCTCCGAACGCGCTGCCCGCACGCCGCTACGCCGCCGAGTACGAGGCCCTGCGGGACCGCTCCGACGCGGTCCTGGCCGCGACGGGGGCGCGTCCCCGGGTCTTCCTGGCCACGCTGGGACCGGTCGCCGTGCACACCGCGCGGGCGACCTTCGCCTCGAACCTGTTCCAGGCGGGCGGCATCGAGCCGATCACCGGCGGCGGTGCCGGACCCGAGGAGGCCGCCGCGGAGTTCCGGGACAGCGGTGCGCGCGTCGCCTGCGTGTGCTCCAGCGACAGGGTCTACGCCGAGCAGGCCGCCGCCGCCGTCGCCGCGCTGAAGGAGGCGGGAGCCGAACGGGTGCTGCTGGCGGGCAGGCCCTCCGACGCCCTCTCCGCCGCCGGGGTGGACGACTACGTGTTCACCGGCTGCGACGCACTGGCCCTGTTGACCGATCTCAGCGACCTCCTGGGAGCAGCCCGATGA
- the purF gene encoding amidophosphoribosyltransferase produces MSQPDGRLSLDIDPLERAPQDACGVFGVWAPGEEVSKLTYFGLYALQHRGQESAGIALSDGERIVVYKDMGLVSQVFNEVTLDSLKGHLAIGHCRYSTTGSPVWENAQPTFFSAREGGLALGHNGNLINTPELAAMLPSDRLTATTDTEVLTSLLAANPDRTTEEAALELLPKVRGAFSLVFMDEHTLYAARDPQGIRPLVLGRLNSGWAVASETAALDIIGAHLVREVEPGELLLINADGVVSRRFAPAEPKGCLFEYVYLARPDTTIAGRNVNSSRVEVGRRLARQHPADADIVIPVPESGTPAAVGYAEGSGIPFAQGLVKNSYVGRTFIQPSQTLRQLGIRLKLNPLREVIEGRRLVVVDDSIVRGNTQRALVRMLREAGAAEVHVRISSPPVMWPCYYGIDFATKAELAAGNLSVEEIRRSIDADSLGFIDLDELVAATRVEKDRLCRACFDGVYPVEVDEDSRGKYLLEKSCGAPKRS; encoded by the coding sequence GTGTCGCAACCCGACGGCCGTCTCAGCCTGGACATCGATCCCCTGGAACGCGCACCGCAGGACGCCTGCGGAGTGTTCGGAGTCTGGGCCCCCGGCGAAGAAGTAAGCAAGCTGACCTACTTCGGTCTCTACGCGCTCCAGCACCGAGGCCAGGAGTCCGCGGGCATCGCCCTCAGCGACGGTGAACGCATCGTCGTCTACAAGGACATGGGACTGGTCTCCCAGGTGTTCAACGAGGTGACCCTCGACTCCCTCAAGGGGCACCTGGCGATCGGCCACTGCCGCTACTCCACCACCGGCTCACCCGTGTGGGAGAACGCGCAACCCACCTTCTTCAGCGCGCGTGAGGGCGGGCTGGCGCTCGGCCACAACGGCAACCTCATCAACACCCCGGAACTCGCGGCGATGCTGCCCTCCGACCGCCTGACGGCGACCACGGACACCGAGGTGCTGACGAGCCTGCTGGCCGCCAACCCCGACCGCACCACCGAAGAGGCCGCCCTGGAGCTGCTGCCCAAGGTCAGGGGCGCCTTCTCGCTCGTCTTCATGGACGAGCACACCCTGTACGCCGCCCGCGACCCGCAGGGCATCCGCCCGCTGGTGCTGGGGCGGCTGAACAGCGGCTGGGCGGTCGCCAGCGAGACCGCGGCCCTCGACATCATCGGCGCCCACCTGGTGCGCGAGGTCGAACCCGGGGAGCTGCTGCTCATCAACGCCGACGGCGTGGTCTCCCGGAGGTTCGCCCCGGCCGAGCCGAAGGGCTGCCTGTTCGAGTACGTCTACCTGGCCCGTCCCGACACCACCATCGCCGGGCGCAACGTCAACAGCTCCCGCGTCGAGGTGGGCCGCCGGCTGGCCAGGCAGCATCCGGCCGACGCCGACATCGTCATCCCGGTCCCCGAGTCGGGCACCCCGGCCGCCGTGGGCTACGCCGAGGGCAGCGGCATCCCGTTCGCCCAGGGGCTGGTGAAGAACTCCTACGTGGGTCGCACCTTCATCCAGCCCAGTCAGACCCTGCGCCAGCTCGGTATCCGCCTCAAGCTGAACCCGCTGCGCGAGGTCATCGAGGGCAGACGGCTGGTCGTGGTGGACGACTCGATCGTGCGCGGCAACACCCAGCGCGCCCTGGTGCGCATGCTGCGCGAGGCGGGCGCCGCCGAGGTGCACGTGCGTATCTCCAGCCCGCCCGTCATGTGGCCCTGCTACTACGGCATCGACTTCGCCACCAAGGCCGAACTGGCCGCGGGCAACCTCTCCGTCGAGGAGATCCGCCGGTCCATCGACGCCGACTCGCTCGGCTTCATCGACCTGGACGAACTGGTCGCGGCCACCCGGGTCGAGAAGGACCGGCTGTGCCGGGCCTGCTTCGACGGCGTCTACCCGGTCGAGGTCGACGAGGACTCCCGCGGCAAGTACCTGCTGGAGAAGTCCTGCGGCGCGCCCAAGCGCAGCTAG
- a CDS encoding YigZ family protein, with product MRTIRRGGEHRIDVRKSRFICALARVADEDEARAFIARRRRQHWNATHNCTAYVVGGDGGVQRSSDDGEPAGTAGIPMLEVLRHRGLTDTVAVVTRYFGGVKLGAGGLVRAYGSAVSAAVDAVGVLERRSLPVMTVLADYQQAGRLESDLRESRHRVLDVRYGADVRLDVALDGADPAEFAAWVAEITAGRAVCEPQGVTTVEVEVGAD from the coding sequence ATGAGAACGATCAGACGAGGCGGCGAGCACCGGATCGACGTCAGGAAGTCCCGGTTCATCTGCGCGCTCGCGCGGGTCGCGGACGAGGACGAGGCGCGGGCGTTCATCGCGCGGCGGCGCAGGCAGCACTGGAACGCCACCCACAACTGCACCGCCTACGTGGTGGGCGGGGACGGCGGGGTGCAGCGTTCCAGCGACGACGGGGAGCCCGCCGGGACGGCCGGGATTCCCATGCTGGAGGTGCTGCGCCACCGCGGCCTCACCGACACCGTCGCGGTGGTGACCCGCTACTTCGGCGGGGTCAAACTCGGTGCGGGCGGACTGGTCCGGGCCTACGGCAGCGCGGTGTCGGCGGCGGTCGACGCGGTGGGGGTGCTGGAGCGGCGCTCGCTGCCGGTGATGACGGTGTTGGCCGACTACCAGCAGGCCGGGCGGCTGGAGAGCGACCTGCGGGAGTCGCGGCACCGGGTGTTGGACGTGCGTTACGGGGCCGACGTCCGGTTGGACGTCGCGCTGGACGGGGCCGACCCGGCGGAGTTCGCGGCGTGGGTCGCCGAGATCACCGCCGGGCGGGCCGTCTGCGAGCCGCAGGGAGTGACGACCGTGGAGGTCGAGGTCGGCGCGGACTGA
- a CDS encoding DUF3073 domain-containing protein, with protein sequence MGRGRAKAKQQKVARRLKYSTGNTDLDRLRSELGVGEGASKSSDSPDDTYGDPYDDLIERYADYAEKYPSDDSNSDRR encoded by the coding sequence ATGGGGCGCGGCCGAGCCAAGGCCAAGCAGCAGAAGGTCGCCCGGCGGTTGAAGTACAGCACCGGTAATACGGACCTTGATCGGCTTCGGTCAGAGCTGGGTGTCGGTGAGGGTGCGTCGAAGTCTTCGGATTCGCCGGACGACACGTACGGTGACCCTTACGACGACCTGATCGAACGCTACGCGGACTATGCCGAGAAGTACCCGAGCGACGACTCCAACTCGGACCGTCGCTGA
- a CDS encoding YkvA family protein — protein MRKSNRAAAGAAAWKMIYESTQSGKPSVMARVRALPRMLGARMRGHYKELSTARIVLFVAALGYILSPVDFVPELFVPFLGVADDVGVAVWLAAALLGETERFINWERIGTDHIEGEVVS, from the coding sequence ATGCGCAAGTCCAACCGCGCCGCTGCCGGCGCCGCCGCCTGGAAGATGATCTACGAGAGCACCCAGAGCGGGAAACCGTCCGTCATGGCCCGCGTCAGGGCGCTCCCGCGCATGCTGGGTGCCCGGATGCGGGGACACTACAAGGAGTTGTCCACCGCGCGGATCGTGCTGTTCGTGGCGGCTCTCGGCTACATCCTCTCCCCCGTCGACTTCGTTCCCGAACTGTTCGTCCCGTTCCTGGGGGTGGCCGACGACGTGGGCGTCGCGGTCTGGCTGGCGGCCGCGCTGCTGGGCGAGACCGAGCGCTTCATCAACTGGGAGCGGATCGGGACCGACCACATCGAGGGCGAAGTGGTGTCCTGA
- the bldC gene encoding developmental transcriptional regulator BldC, translated as MSTRTPEAEPLLTPAEVATMFRVDPKTVTRWAKAGKLTSIRTLGGHRRYRETEVRALLAGIPSQRSE; from the coding sequence ATGTCAACTCGCACGCCCGAGGCGGAACCCCTGTTGACCCCTGCCGAGGTTGCCACCATGTTCCGCGTGGACCCCAAGACCGTCACCCGTTGGGCGAAGGCCGGCAAGCTGACCTCGATCCGCACCCTCGGTGGCCACCGCCGCTACCGGGAGACCGAGGTTCGCGCCCTCCTGGCCGGAATTCCCAGCCAGCGCAGCGAGTAG
- a CDS encoding TetR/AcrR family transcriptional regulator, which translates to MTQPAEPKTVSPSVPDRLLAEATRLFAQHGFDRVSVQELVEAAGVTKGAMYHYFTSKDDLLFAVYQRVLDMQMSRLVQIVEGGGGVAERLHAAASDVVQTTVDNLDDTVIFFRSLHMLSPGRQSEVRKERRRYHELFRSLIEEGMREGVFHEKVPADIVVNYFFGSIHHLGMWYRADGELDGAQLGGYYADLLLASLRAG; encoded by the coding sequence ATGACGCAGCCAGCCGAGCCCAAGACGGTATCCCCCTCGGTGCCGGACCGTCTCCTGGCCGAAGCCACCCGCCTGTTCGCCCAGCACGGCTTCGACCGGGTCTCGGTCCAGGAGCTGGTCGAGGCGGCCGGGGTCACCAAGGGCGCGATGTACCACTACTTCACCTCCAAGGACGACCTGCTCTTCGCGGTCTACCAGCGCGTCCTGGACATGCAGATGAGCCGGCTGGTCCAGATCGTCGAGGGTGGGGGCGGCGTCGCCGAGCGCCTGCACGCCGCCGCTTCCGACGTCGTGCAGACCACGGTGGACAACCTCGACGACACGGTCATCTTCTTCCGCTCGCTGCACATGCTCTCCCCGGGCCGCCAGAGCGAGGTGCGCAAGGAGCGCCGCAGGTACCACGAGCTGTTCCGGTCGCTGATCGAGGAGGGGATGCGCGAAGGCGTCTTCCACGAGAAGGTCCCGGCGGACATCGTGGTCAACTACTTCTTCGGCTCGATCCACCACCTGGGCATGTGGTACCGCGCCGACGGCGAACTGGACGGCGCCCAGTTGGGCGGCTACTACGCCGACCTGCTGCTGGCGAGCCTGCGGGCCGGTTGA
- a CDS encoding NUDIX hydrolase, with translation MPTPSFVLRLREHVGHELLSLVGVTAVVVDPDGRILLHRRADDGRWCTPGGLVEPGEQPAATLVRELQEETGVRVHPEALVSAVMEEPYTYPNGDRVQILDLAFRCRPVSGQARVNDDESLEVRWFDYADLPAMPGRIMRRIDHALAGTVGWFDPRGGPWREP, from the coding sequence ATGCCGACACCCTCTTTCGTCCTACGACTGCGCGAGCACGTGGGCCACGAACTGCTGTCCCTCGTGGGAGTGACGGCGGTGGTGGTCGACCCGGACGGGCGCATCCTGCTGCACCGCCGCGCCGACGACGGACGCTGGTGCACCCCCGGCGGCCTCGTGGAGCCCGGTGAGCAGCCCGCCGCCACGCTGGTGCGCGAACTACAGGAGGAGACCGGGGTGCGCGTCCACCCCGAGGCGCTGGTCAGCGCGGTCATGGAGGAGCCGTACACCTACCCGAACGGCGACCGGGTCCAGATCCTCGACCTGGCCTTCCGCTGCCGCCCGGTCTCGGGACAGGCCCGTGTCAACGACGACGAGTCCCTGGAGGTGCGCTGGTTCGACTACGCCGACCTGCCCGCGATGCCCGGCCGCATCATGCGCCGCATCGACCACGCCCTGGCGGGAACGGTCGGCTGGTTCGACCCCCGCGGCGGCCCGTGGCGCGAACCCTGA
- a CDS encoding DUF6504 family protein has product MSLYNEQIDVRSTTDDAPALFSWRGTLYRVRRVIGTWRGTSPTAPAEVRLVRVAAESDHGHGIADIVLDTATNHWTMRRLWH; this is encoded by the coding sequence GTGAGTCTCTACAACGAACAGATCGACGTCCGTTCCACCACCGACGACGCCCCCGCCCTGTTCTCGTGGCGCGGCACCCTCTACCGCGTGCGCCGGGTCATCGGCACCTGGCGCGGCACGAGCCCCACCGCTCCCGCCGAGGTGCGGCTGGTCCGGGTGGCGGCGGAGTCCGACCACGGCCACGGGATCGCCGACATCGTTCTGGACACCGCGACCAACCACTGGACGATGCGGCGGCTGTGGCACTGA
- a CDS encoding glutathione peroxidase, translated as MKIYQSELRSLEGEPFRLPQDQLLLIVNVASKCGLTPQYSGLERLQEAYAYRGFSVVGVPCNQFGDQEPGDAGEIRLFCATTYGISFPMLEKAEVNGPDRHPLYAELTKARDSRGVAGDVQWNFEKFLVAPGGRVLGRFRPRVEPEDPEIISAIEENLPN; from the coding sequence ATGAAGATCTACCAGAGCGAGTTGCGTTCTTTGGAGGGCGAGCCGTTTCGACTGCCGCAGGACCAACTGCTGCTGATCGTCAACGTCGCCTCCAAGTGCGGCCTCACCCCCCAGTACAGCGGTCTGGAGCGGCTCCAGGAGGCGTACGCCTACCGGGGATTCTCCGTGGTCGGCGTGCCCTGCAACCAGTTCGGGGATCAGGAGCCGGGTGACGCCGGGGAGATCCGGCTCTTCTGCGCCACGACCTACGGGATCAGCTTCCCCATGCTGGAGAAGGCCGAGGTCAACGGCCCCGACCGGCACCCCCTGTACGCCGAGTTGACCAAGGCGCGCGACTCCCGGGGGGTCGCCGGAGACGTCCAGTGGAACTTCGAGAAGTTCCTCGTCGCTCCCGGGGGCAGGGTGCTGGGCCGCTTCCGGCCCAGGGTGGAGCCGGAGGACCCCGAGATCATCAGCGCGATCGAGGAGAACCTGCCGAACTGA
- the purM gene encoding phosphoribosylformylglycinamidine cyclo-ligase: protein MSEGATNAYAAAGVDIAAGERAVDLMKKHVARTRRPELVPDASGFSGLFRLDTAKYTAPVLATSTDGVGTKVMLAQELDRHDTIGIDLVAMVVDDLVVSGAEPLFLTDYIACGSVVPERIAEIVGGIAEGCCRAGCTLIGGETAEHPGAMGPDEYDLAGAGTGIVEADAVLGPDRVRAGDVVIAMASSGPHSNGYSLIRRIVAQAGLDLRAEVPELGGVLGEVLLTPTRVYAKDCLALVESVEVHAFAHITGGGLAANLARSLPDSVDAVLDRATWTPDPVFGYLAEQGGVSREDMEATFNMGVGMVAVVAADSAERALSVLAERNVRSWAVGSVTPGSGRAVLVGDHR from the coding sequence GTGTCAGAGGGCGCCACCAACGCCTACGCCGCCGCCGGGGTCGACATCGCCGCCGGTGAGCGCGCGGTGGACCTGATGAAGAAGCACGTGGCGCGCACCCGCAGGCCCGAACTCGTCCCCGACGCCAGCGGCTTCTCCGGCCTGTTCCGGCTCGACACCGCCAAGTACACCGCGCCGGTGCTGGCCACCTCCACCGACGGGGTCGGCACCAAGGTCATGCTGGCCCAGGAACTGGACCGACACGACACGATCGGCATCGACCTGGTCGCGATGGTCGTCGACGATCTCGTGGTCAGCGGCGCCGAACCGCTGTTCCTGACCGACTACATCGCCTGCGGCTCGGTGGTGCCCGAGCGGATCGCCGAGATCGTCGGCGGGATCGCCGAGGGCTGCTGCCGGGCGGGGTGCACGCTGATCGGTGGGGAGACCGCCGAGCACCCCGGCGCCATGGGGCCGGACGAGTACGACCTGGCGGGCGCGGGGACCGGCATCGTGGAGGCCGACGCGGTCCTCGGTCCCGACCGGGTCCGCGCCGGCGACGTGGTCATCGCGATGGCCTCCTCGGGACCGCACTCCAACGGCTACTCGCTGATCCGGCGCATCGTCGCGCAGGCCGGACTCGACCTGCGGGCCGAGGTCCCCGAACTGGGCGGGGTGCTCGGTGAGGTCCTGCTCACGCCGACCCGGGTCTACGCCAAGGACTGCCTGGCGCTCGTCGAGTCCGTCGAGGTGCACGCGTTCGCGCACATCACCGGCGGGGGCCTGGCGGCGAACCTGGCCCGTTCGCTGCCCGACTCGGTGGACGCCGTGCTGGACCGCGCCACCTGGACCCCCGATCCGGTCTTCGGCTACCTCGCCGAGCAGGGCGGGGTCTCGCGCGAGGACATGGAGGCCACGTTCAACATGGGCGTGGGCATGGTGGCGGTCGTCGCCGCGGACTCCGCCGAGCGCGCGCTGTCGGTACTCGCGGAGCGGAACGTGCGGTCCTGGGCCGTGGGATCGGTCACACCAGGTTCCGGACGGGCGGTCCTCGTCGGAGACCACCGTTAG
- a CDS encoding N-acetylmuramoyl-L-alanine amidase, with translation MPAPHPPGPHRPVRLLAASVGLLLVSACWSPPSGARPDAEVTATLPLPGPGGDPAPEAPSAVPTPSPTATLPLEGRTVVVDPGHNGGNADAPEEISRPVPAGPDTKECDTVGARSADGYPEHEFNWELSLLVRDRLEAAGATVVLTRDSDDGVGPCIDERAAIGNEAGADAAVSIHADGAAPDSRGFHVIVPGEVSGFTEPILEPSYELGEALRDEFHAATDHPYSDYLGEEGIDVRTDLGGLNLSTVPKVFLEVGNMRNPDDAERLRDPEWRALAADGIAAGLTRFLD, from the coding sequence ATTCCCGCCCCCCACCCGCCCGGACCGCACCGTCCCGTTCGGCTGCTCGCGGCCTCGGTCGGGCTGCTCCTGGTCTCCGCGTGCTGGTCACCCCCGTCGGGCGCCCGCCCCGACGCCGAGGTGACCGCGACACTGCCGCTGCCCGGGCCGGGCGGCGACCCCGCGCCCGAGGCCCCGTCCGCCGTCCCCACGCCCTCCCCAACGGCGACGCTGCCCCTGGAGGGCAGGACCGTGGTCGTGGACCCCGGCCACAACGGCGGCAACGCCGACGCCCCGGAGGAGATCAGCCGACCGGTCCCGGCCGGTCCCGACACCAAGGAGTGCGACACGGTGGGCGCGCGGAGCGCCGACGGCTACCCCGAGCACGAGTTCAACTGGGAACTGTCCCTGCTCGTACGCGACCGCCTGGAAGCGGCGGGCGCGACCGTGGTCCTGACCCGCGACAGCGACGACGGCGTCGGCCCGTGCATCGACGAGCGCGCCGCGATCGGCAACGAGGCCGGGGCCGACGCGGCGGTCTCCATTCACGCCGACGGGGCCGCTCCGGACTCCCGGGGCTTCCACGTGATCGTCCCCGGCGAGGTGTCCGGCTTCACCGAGCCCATCCTGGAGCCCTCCTACGAGTTGGGCGAGGCGCTGCGTGACGAGTTCCACGCCGCGACCGACCACCCCTACTCCGACTACCTGGGTGAGGAGGGCATCGACGTGCGCACCGACCTGGGCGGGCTGAACCTGTCGACCGTCCCCAAGGTCTTCCTGGAGGTCGGCAACATGCGCAACCCCGACGACGCGGAGAGACTCCGGGACCCCGAGTGGCGCGCACTCGCCGCCGACGGCATCGCCGCGGGCCTGACCCGGTTCCTGGACTGA